The following coding sequences lie in one Danio rerio strain Tuebingen ecotype United States chromosome 3, GRCz12tu, whole genome shotgun sequence genomic window:
- the scaf1 gene encoding splicing factor, arginine/serine-rich 19 isoform X3 produces MKMGTDGQAEKDEADVVPGESQTEQSPNEEEEVESKTDRRTLGLRCFQGNRETSEDEPSELGAAAVASSEPVFLVPQLSSHPQFLGCDFDVELTAEVKVDDGASLALLTSVTPNLRYQKPGSFLKEHHLFPPSLRKKRVSTDHFFTSDSFPGLCTSVFETPEQTHLPCSFKNSERIIEMAKSPLPSSPSNSPSSPSSAPSSPSSSPSSSSPGGMGTNYQENEDRGHAGDNNVSKGNGDFVSSTSSSLVPSSVPVPPPSSDPSLHASSSFTHPCNDGQSESLENDIYDPFHPTEGEGERDRPSTEDEDEEVDKYDPFEPTGSPVSETEEEKRCFDEENEGGSSIISEGNVKAEKEMEIMEPAGTEAGPPDSTETDAPSSVFNNVPLELSTKCSFKDRMREQGKIKIQGTDSEHSEIEEGEIVGASERVRERVIERRREVLLPSSSSPSYLQGGVPKPERILRVLEGDGFVSVRADEEWEREPVASVGVGDLRRKLTSSPPLSTDKGRSRKSSKSSKDRDRRKRKEGRGDKEKRKKRKEEKESGEGKRESKAGDHENRSEKEIKDKDREQRSSRSDSRRRKKRRRSTPEHSSRSHSQNASRHNTHSRRSWSSHSEDRHKDKERERERERNHARDRDRDRWRDDRDRERDRESRRRDERRRDREEDTRRSNSRERVNTRRSRDRRDREKEMVRDRDRDRDRRRDSRPVVPPSIQDLNGSDLFAIKRTITVTTTTTTTTVPNSPPRSQRRSHSRSQSSDKHRKRKKKRRRRSEDEERKDEGSRSRSRPTSLSPPRFGYESDHLSDRPEVDMLSLDGEALDSDYPSLEDSPLLSPPPEPPIPSPKIQSGAPKTSRHHPKKKSRSGKTVGQSESTSSSSSHRPKPKIKNLSSVSPPLSASSGNTNSLQPTASSSTTKRERKTGKEKVGKKDAGRSGRSKKLSGGSRKGKLQSKVSVLVREGVSSTTGNSGKLGLDLLGPGGVVSGASGPSVVGGSIAVVFRRDNESRSPFLKPCSETLALPGRGKDPSKTGKQRNILGPPSSTNQSGLKPKKAKPSSATSTSSSASSPTSSLAAKRRRRPGKKPREKGLTVDGSDSKGANSSCSTVGGGWGGVSTEMQPLIGVGSKPSSPPSAPPGPTPSSSSSSSTSSSASILPPSSSPPHTSPLSLPPSRDTRESSPDSQTVDSSCKTPEPSFLLEDGPVQSKASSLTPSKSPASPPGLLTSQMRGDTISQSTTISKPPPPDDQKASPPCSTSAASLSVISHSSATLANDPSSSSSSSVSSSSVNKPPPPPPPPPSAPPLPWSLQTGVDCTAGGVLALTALLFKMEEANIASRAKAQEFIQATSQILSQANQNQSQPHPSSSSSSVSSQVPPPPSHAPPPGPTPAQFILHSSVPLVGCTKTPPSHLHSGLSMGGGCAQTPPPPGLTGPTGGSETGWDSESKDPDKYLKKLHTQERAVEEVKLAIKPYYQRKDINKDDYKDILRKAVHKICHSRTGEINPVKVSNLVKLYVQRYKYFRKHGRKMDDEEREDRESASMHSSS; encoded by the exons ATGAAG ATGGGAACAGATGGACAGGCTGAAAAGGATGAAGCAGATGTTGTGCCAGGAGAG TCACAGACTGAACAATCTCCTAATGAAGAGGAGGAAGTGGAGTCTAAAACAGACAGAAGGACACTTGGCTTAAGATGTTTCCAAGGAAACAGAGAGACCTCAGAGGATGAGCCTAGTGAACTG GGTGCTGCAGCTGTTGCTTCTTCTGAGCCTGTGTTTCTTGTGCCTCAGCTAAGCTCACATCCTCAGTTTCTGGGCTG CGATTTTGATGTGGAGTTAACCGCAGAAGTGAAAGTAGATGATGGTGCATCTCTTGCTTTGTTGACATCTGTTACCCCAAACCTTCGTTACCAGAAGCCAG GTTCTTTTTTGAAAGAACATCATCTCTTCCCACCATCTTTAAGGAAAAAGAGAGTATCTACAGACCATTTTTTTACTTCAGACTCTTTTCCTGGATTATGCACTAGTGTATTTGAAACCCCGGAACAGACGCACCTGCCTTGTTCTTTTAAAAACTCTGAGAGGATTATAGAAATGGCCAAAAGCCCTCTTCCCTCATCACCATCCAACTCACCATCATCTCCTTCATCTGCTCCTTCTTCACCCTCATCGTCCCCCTCATCATCATCTCCTGGTGGAATGGGTACAAACTACCAAGAGAATGAAGACCGTGGCCATGCGGGTGATAACAATGTCAGCAAAGGAAATGGAGACTTTGTGTCATCCACTTCATCTTCTCTGGTGCCATCATCAGTGCCTGTGCCGCCACCTTCTTCTGATCCTTCACTTCatgcatcatcatcatttacacATCCATGCAATGATGGACAGAGCGAGAGTTTAGAAAATGATATATACGACCCCTTTCACCCAACTGAGGGTGAGGGGGAGAGAGACCGGCCATCCACTGAAGACGAGGATGAAGAGGTTGACAAGTATGATCCTTTTGAACCAACAGGTTCTCCTGTATCTGAAACAGAAGAAGAGAAAAGATGTTTCGATGAGGAGAATGAAGGAGGAAGCAGCATTATTAGTGAAGGGAATGTTAAAGCTGAAAAAGAAATGGAAATCATGGAGCCTGCTGGCACAGAGGCAGGCCCTCCAGATTCAACAGAAACTGATGCTCCATCTTCAGTCTTCAATAATGTACCTTTAGAACTCAGCACCAAGTGCTCCTTTAAAGACAGAATGAGGGAACAGGGGAAAATTAAAATACAAGGAACAGACTCTGAGCACTCTGAAATAGAAGAAGGAGAGATAGTGGGGGCCAGTGAAAGAGTACGGGAACGAGTGATTGAAAGAAGGAGAGAGGTGTTGCTTCCATCCTCAAGTAGTCCTTCTTACCTCCAAGGTGGTGTCCCTAAGCCAGAGAGGATTTTGCGAGTCTTGGAGGGTGATGGGTTTGTGTCTGTCCGTGCTGATGAAGAATGGGAGAGGGAACCAGTGGCTTCTGTGGGTGTTGGAGACCTGAGGAGAAAACTGACGA GTTCACCACCTCTATCCACGGATAAAGGAAGAAGTCGCAAATCATCCAAAAGTTCAAAGGACAGGGATAGACGTAAGCGGAAGGAGGGAAGAGGAGACAAGGAAAAGAGAAAAAAGAGGAAAGAGGAGAAGGAATCAGGTGAAGGTAAAAGGGAAAGTAAAGCGGGTGACCATGAAAATAGGAGTGAAAAAGAGATCAAAGACAAGGATAGGGAACAAAGAAGTAGTCGAAGTGATAGTCGCAGGAGGAAAAAGAGACGCAGGAGCACTCCAGAACATTCCTCCCGCTCCCACTCACAGAATGCCTCCCGACACAACACGCATAGCCGCAGATCTTGGTCCAGCCACTCAGAAGACAGGCACAAAGataaagagagggagagagagcgaGAAAGGAACCATGCAAGAGACAGGGATAGGGACCGGTGGCGAGATGACAGggatagagagagagacagagaatcCAGAAGAAGAGATGAAAGAAGGAGAGATAGAGAGGAAGATACTAGGAGGTCCAATAGCAGAGAGAGAGTCAATACAAGAAGAAGCAGAGacaggagagacagagagaaagaaatgGTAAGAGACAGAGATCGAGACAGGGACAGGAGAAGAGACAGCAGACCTGTTGTACCCCCGTCAATTCAGGATCTCAATGGCTCTGATCTTTTCGCAATTAAACGTACAATTACTGTTACTaccactactaccaccaccacagtCCCAAATTCACCACCACGTAGCCAACGGCGCTCCCATAGCCGATCTCAGAGTTCAGACAAACATCGTAAGAGGAAGAAGAAACGCAGGAGACGATCAGAGGACGAAGAAAGGAAGGATGAGGGAAGCAGGAGCAGGTCCCGACCCACCTCCCTCTCACCTCCTCGTTTTGGGTATGAATCAGATCATCTTTCAGACCGTCCTGAGGTAGACATGCTCTCTTTGGATGGGGAAGCACTAGATTCAGATTACCCTTCTCTAGAGGACTCACCACTACTTTCCCCTCCTCCTGAGCCCCCTATACCCAGTCCCAAAATTCAATCCGGAGCACCTAAAACCAGCCGTCATCATCCGAAGAAGAAATCCAGATCTGGCAAGACAGTTGGTCAGTCTGAATCCACCTCATCCTCTTCTTCTCATAGACCAAAACCCAAAATTAAAAACCTTTCATCTGTCTCACCACCTCTTTCTGCATCCTCAGGCAACACCAATTCCCTTCAGCCCACAGCTTCCTCATCTACTACCAAGCGGGAAAGGAAAACTGGTAAGGAAAAAGTTGGAAAGAAGGATGCCGGGCGTTCTGGGAGGTCCAAGAAGCTCAGTGGGGGCAGCAGAAAGGGCAAGCTCCAGTCTAAAGTGTCTGTCCTAGTACGTGAGGGTGTTAGCAGCACCACTGGAAACTCTGGGAAATTGGGCCTTGATCTTCTTGGACCTGGTGGTGTTGTAAGTGGAGCTTCGGGGCCCTCAGTCGTTGGTGGGTCTATTGCCGTGGTGTTCCGCCGAGACAATGAGAGCCGGTCACCTTTTCTTAAGCCCTGCTCAGAGACATTGGCTCTTCCCGGAAGAGGCAAAGACCCAAGCAAAACTGGGAAGCAACGCAACATCCTCGGGCCTCCGTCATCAACAAACCAGAGTGGACTGAAGCCTAAGAAAGCCAAGCCAAGCTCTGCTACATCCACATCCTCATCTGCCTCTTCCCCTACTTCCTCACTGGCAGCAAAACGTAGAAGGAGGCCTGGAAAGAAGCCTAGAGAAAAAGGGCTGACTGTGGATGGAAGTGATTCTAAAGGTGCTAATAGTAGTTGTAGCACAGTTGGTGGTGGTTGGGGCGGAGTATCAACAGAAATGCAGCCGTTGATTGGGGTTGGATCCAAGCCATCCAGTCCTCCTTCAGCTCCTCCTGGACCCACTCCCTCATCCTCTTCATCGTCCTCCACTTCTTCATCAGCTAGTATCCTTCCTCCATCCTCCTCACCACCACACACATCCCCACTGTCTTTGCCTCCATCTCGAGATACAAGAGAGTCGTCCCCAGACTCTCAAACTGTTGATAGTAGCTGCAAGACGCCAGAGCCTTCATTTCTCTTAGAGGATGGCCCTGTTCAGTCCAAAGCCTCATCTCTTACACCATCAAAGTCCCCTGCCAGCCCTCCTGGTCTGCTGACATCACAGATGAGGGGTGATACAATATCTCAGTCCACTACCATTTCTAAGCCTCCCCCACCAGATGATCAGAAAGCATCGCCACCATGCTCTACTTCAGCTGCTTCATTGTCAGTTATCTCCCATTCCAGTGCTACGCTAGCAAATGAtccttcttcctcctcctcctcttcagtaTCTTCATCTTCAGTAAACAAGCCACCACCACCTCCGCCTCCACCCCCCTCAGCTCCACCATTACCCTGGAGTCTACAAACCGGAGTGGACTGCACTGCTGGAGGTGTTTTGGCAT TGACTgctctccttttcaaaatggaGGAGGCCAATATAGCCAGTAGAGCCAAAGCACAGGAGTTTATACAGGCTACAAGTCAG ATTCTCTCTCAGGCCAATCAGAACCAGTCACAGCCTCACccttcttcatcatcttcatctgttTCATCACAAGTTCCTCCACCTCCATCACATGCTCCACCCCCAGGCCCCACTCCTGCGCAGTTTATTCTTCACAGCTCTGTTCCTTTGGTTGGCTGCACCAAAACGCCTCCCTCACACTTGCATTCTGGACTCTCCATGGGTGGAGGCTGTGCTCAAACTCCTCCACCTCCAGGATTAACTGGGCCAACAGGAGGCAGTGAAACAGGCTGGGACAGTGAAAGCAAAGACCCAGATAAG TATCTGAAAAAGCTGCACACCCAGGAGAGGGCAGTAGAGGAAGTCAAATTGGCAATCAAGCCATATTACCAGCGCAAGGACATCAACAAAGATGACTACAAGGATATTTTAAGGAAAGCTGTGCACAAG ATTTGTCACAGCCGAACAGGCGAAATCAATCCAGTGAAAGTGAGTAACCTGGTCAAGCTTTACGTCCAGAGGTACAAATATTTCAGAAAGCACGGCCGCAAGATGGACGACGAAGAGAGAGAAGACAGAGAGTCTGCTTCCATGCATTCCTCATCATGA
- the scaf1 gene encoding splicing factor, arginine/serine-rich 19 isoform X4: MKMGTDGQAEKDEADVVPGESQTEQSPNEEEEVESKTDRRTLGLRCFQGNRETSEDEPSELGAAAVASSEPVFLVPQLSSHPQFLGCDFDVELTAEVKVDDGASLALLTSVTPNLRYQKPGSFLKEHHLFPPSLRKKRVSTDHFFTSDSFPGLCTSVFETPEQTHLPCSFKNSERIIEMAKSPLPSSPSNSPSSPSSAPSSPSSSPSSSSPGGMGTNYQENEDRGHAGDNNVSKGNGDFVSSTSSSLVPSSVPVPPPSSDPSLHASSSFTHPCNDGQSESLENDIYDPFHPTEGEGERDRPSTEDEDEEVDKYDPFEPTGSPVSETEEEKRCFDEENEGGSSIISEGNVKAEKEMEIMEPAGTEAGPPDSTETDAPSSVFNNVPLELSTKCSFKDRMREQGKIKIQGTDSEHSEIEEGEIVGASERVRERVIERRREVLLPSSSSPSYLQGGVPKPERILRVLEGDGFVSVRADEEWEREPVASVGVGDLRRKLTSSPPLSTDKGRSRKSSKSSKDRDRRKRKEGRGDKEKRKKRKEEKESGEGKRESKAGDHENRSEKEIKDKDREQRSSRSDSRRRKKRRRSTPEHSSRSHSQNASRHNTHSRRSWSSHSEDRHKDKERERERERNHARDRDRDRWRDDRDRERDRESRRRDERRRDREEDTRRSNSRERVNTRRSRDRRDREKEMVRDRDRDRDRRRDSRPVVPPSIQDLNGSDLFAIKRTITVTTTTTTTTVPNSPPRSQRRSHSRSQSSDKHRKRKKKRRRRSEDEERKDEGSRSRSRPTSLSPPRFGYESDHLSDRPEVDMLSLDGEALDSDYPSLEDSPLLSPPPEPPIPSPKIQSGAPKTSRHHPKKKSRSGKTVGNTNSLQPTASSSTTKRERKTGKEKVGKKDAGRSGRSKKLSGGSRKGKLQSKVSVLVREGVSSTTGNSGKLGLDLLGPGGVVSGASGPSVVGGSIAVVFRRDNESRSPFLKPCSETLALPGRGKDPSKTGKQRNILGPPSSTNQSGLKPKKAKPSSATSTSSSASSPTSSLAAKRRRRPGKKPREKGLTVDGSDSKGANSSCSTVGGGWGGVSTEMQPLIGVGSKPSSPPSAPPGPTPSSSSSSSTSSSASILPPSSSPPHTSPLSLPPSRDTRESSPDSQTVDSSCKTPEPSFLLEDGPVQSKASSLTPSKSPASPPGLLTSQMRGDTISQSTTISKPPPPDDQKASPPCSTSAASLSVISHSSATLANDPSSSSSSSVSSSSVNKPPPPPPPPPSAPPLPWSLQTGVDCTAGGVLALTALLFKMEEANIASRAKAQEFIQATSQILSQANQNQSQPHPSSSSSSVSSQVPPPPSHAPPPGPTPAQFILHSSVPLVGCTKTPPSHLHSGLSMGGGCAQTPPPPGLTGPTGGSETGWDSESKDPDKYLKKLHTQERAVEEVKLAIKPYYQRKDINKDDYKDILRKAVHKICHSRTGEINPVKVSNLVKLYVQRYKYFRKHGRKMDDEEREDRESASMHSSS; this comes from the exons ATGAAG ATGGGAACAGATGGACAGGCTGAAAAGGATGAAGCAGATGTTGTGCCAGGAGAG TCACAGACTGAACAATCTCCTAATGAAGAGGAGGAAGTGGAGTCTAAAACAGACAGAAGGACACTTGGCTTAAGATGTTTCCAAGGAAACAGAGAGACCTCAGAGGATGAGCCTAGTGAACTG GGTGCTGCAGCTGTTGCTTCTTCTGAGCCTGTGTTTCTTGTGCCTCAGCTAAGCTCACATCCTCAGTTTCTGGGCTG CGATTTTGATGTGGAGTTAACCGCAGAAGTGAAAGTAGATGATGGTGCATCTCTTGCTTTGTTGACATCTGTTACCCCAAACCTTCGTTACCAGAAGCCAG GTTCTTTTTTGAAAGAACATCATCTCTTCCCACCATCTTTAAGGAAAAAGAGAGTATCTACAGACCATTTTTTTACTTCAGACTCTTTTCCTGGATTATGCACTAGTGTATTTGAAACCCCGGAACAGACGCACCTGCCTTGTTCTTTTAAAAACTCTGAGAGGATTATAGAAATGGCCAAAAGCCCTCTTCCCTCATCACCATCCAACTCACCATCATCTCCTTCATCTGCTCCTTCTTCACCCTCATCGTCCCCCTCATCATCATCTCCTGGTGGAATGGGTACAAACTACCAAGAGAATGAAGACCGTGGCCATGCGGGTGATAACAATGTCAGCAAAGGAAATGGAGACTTTGTGTCATCCACTTCATCTTCTCTGGTGCCATCATCAGTGCCTGTGCCGCCACCTTCTTCTGATCCTTCACTTCatgcatcatcatcatttacacATCCATGCAATGATGGACAGAGCGAGAGTTTAGAAAATGATATATACGACCCCTTTCACCCAACTGAGGGTGAGGGGGAGAGAGACCGGCCATCCACTGAAGACGAGGATGAAGAGGTTGACAAGTATGATCCTTTTGAACCAACAGGTTCTCCTGTATCTGAAACAGAAGAAGAGAAAAGATGTTTCGATGAGGAGAATGAAGGAGGAAGCAGCATTATTAGTGAAGGGAATGTTAAAGCTGAAAAAGAAATGGAAATCATGGAGCCTGCTGGCACAGAGGCAGGCCCTCCAGATTCAACAGAAACTGATGCTCCATCTTCAGTCTTCAATAATGTACCTTTAGAACTCAGCACCAAGTGCTCCTTTAAAGACAGAATGAGGGAACAGGGGAAAATTAAAATACAAGGAACAGACTCTGAGCACTCTGAAATAGAAGAAGGAGAGATAGTGGGGGCCAGTGAAAGAGTACGGGAACGAGTGATTGAAAGAAGGAGAGAGGTGTTGCTTCCATCCTCAAGTAGTCCTTCTTACCTCCAAGGTGGTGTCCCTAAGCCAGAGAGGATTTTGCGAGTCTTGGAGGGTGATGGGTTTGTGTCTGTCCGTGCTGATGAAGAATGGGAGAGGGAACCAGTGGCTTCTGTGGGTGTTGGAGACCTGAGGAGAAAACTGACGA GTTCACCACCTCTATCCACGGATAAAGGAAGAAGTCGCAAATCATCCAAAAGTTCAAAGGACAGGGATAGACGTAAGCGGAAGGAGGGAAGAGGAGACAAGGAAAAGAGAAAAAAGAGGAAAGAGGAGAAGGAATCAGGTGAAGGTAAAAGGGAAAGTAAAGCGGGTGACCATGAAAATAGGAGTGAAAAAGAGATCAAAGACAAGGATAGGGAACAAAGAAGTAGTCGAAGTGATAGTCGCAGGAGGAAAAAGAGACGCAGGAGCACTCCAGAACATTCCTCCCGCTCCCACTCACAGAATGCCTCCCGACACAACACGCATAGCCGCAGATCTTGGTCCAGCCACTCAGAAGACAGGCACAAAGataaagagagggagagagagcgaGAAAGGAACCATGCAAGAGACAGGGATAGGGACCGGTGGCGAGATGACAGggatagagagagagacagagaatcCAGAAGAAGAGATGAAAGAAGGAGAGATAGAGAGGAAGATACTAGGAGGTCCAATAGCAGAGAGAGAGTCAATACAAGAAGAAGCAGAGacaggagagacagagagaaagaaatgGTAAGAGACAGAGATCGAGACAGGGACAGGAGAAGAGACAGCAGACCTGTTGTACCCCCGTCAATTCAGGATCTCAATGGCTCTGATCTTTTCGCAATTAAACGTACAATTACTGTTACTaccactactaccaccaccacagtCCCAAATTCACCACCACGTAGCCAACGGCGCTCCCATAGCCGATCTCAGAGTTCAGACAAACATCGTAAGAGGAAGAAGAAACGCAGGAGACGATCAGAGGACGAAGAAAGGAAGGATGAGGGAAGCAGGAGCAGGTCCCGACCCACCTCCCTCTCACCTCCTCGTTTTGGGTATGAATCAGATCATCTTTCAGACCGTCCTGAGGTAGACATGCTCTCTTTGGATGGGGAAGCACTAGATTCAGATTACCCTTCTCTAGAGGACTCACCACTACTTTCCCCTCCTCCTGAGCCCCCTATACCCAGTCCCAAAATTCAATCCGGAGCACCTAAAACCAGCCGTCATCATCCGAAGAAGAAATCCAGATCTGGCAAGACAGTTG GCAACACCAATTCCCTTCAGCCCACAGCTTCCTCATCTACTACCAAGCGGGAAAGGAAAACTGGTAAGGAAAAAGTTGGAAAGAAGGATGCCGGGCGTTCTGGGAGGTCCAAGAAGCTCAGTGGGGGCAGCAGAAAGGGCAAGCTCCAGTCTAAAGTGTCTGTCCTAGTACGTGAGGGTGTTAGCAGCACCACTGGAAACTCTGGGAAATTGGGCCTTGATCTTCTTGGACCTGGTGGTGTTGTAAGTGGAGCTTCGGGGCCCTCAGTCGTTGGTGGGTCTATTGCCGTGGTGTTCCGCCGAGACAATGAGAGCCGGTCACCTTTTCTTAAGCCCTGCTCAGAGACATTGGCTCTTCCCGGAAGAGGCAAAGACCCAAGCAAAACTGGGAAGCAACGCAACATCCTCGGGCCTCCGTCATCAACAAACCAGAGTGGACTGAAGCCTAAGAAAGCCAAGCCAAGCTCTGCTACATCCACATCCTCATCTGCCTCTTCCCCTACTTCCTCACTGGCAGCAAAACGTAGAAGGAGGCCTGGAAAGAAGCCTAGAGAAAAAGGGCTGACTGTGGATGGAAGTGATTCTAAAGGTGCTAATAGTAGTTGTAGCACAGTTGGTGGTGGTTGGGGCGGAGTATCAACAGAAATGCAGCCGTTGATTGGGGTTGGATCCAAGCCATCCAGTCCTCCTTCAGCTCCTCCTGGACCCACTCCCTCATCCTCTTCATCGTCCTCCACTTCTTCATCAGCTAGTATCCTTCCTCCATCCTCCTCACCACCACACACATCCCCACTGTCTTTGCCTCCATCTCGAGATACAAGAGAGTCGTCCCCAGACTCTCAAACTGTTGATAGTAGCTGCAAGACGCCAGAGCCTTCATTTCTCTTAGAGGATGGCCCTGTTCAGTCCAAAGCCTCATCTCTTACACCATCAAAGTCCCCTGCCAGCCCTCCTGGTCTGCTGACATCACAGATGAGGGGTGATACAATATCTCAGTCCACTACCATTTCTAAGCCTCCCCCACCAGATGATCAGAAAGCATCGCCACCATGCTCTACTTCAGCTGCTTCATTGTCAGTTATCTCCCATTCCAGTGCTACGCTAGCAAATGAtccttcttcctcctcctcctcttcagtaTCTTCATCTTCAGTAAACAAGCCACCACCACCTCCGCCTCCACCCCCCTCAGCTCCACCATTACCCTGGAGTCTACAAACCGGAGTGGACTGCACTGCTGGAGGTGTTTTGGCAT TGACTgctctccttttcaaaatggaGGAGGCCAATATAGCCAGTAGAGCCAAAGCACAGGAGTTTATACAGGCTACAAGTCAG ATTCTCTCTCAGGCCAATCAGAACCAGTCACAGCCTCACccttcttcatcatcttcatctgttTCATCACAAGTTCCTCCACCTCCATCACATGCTCCACCCCCAGGCCCCACTCCTGCGCAGTTTATTCTTCACAGCTCTGTTCCTTTGGTTGGCTGCACCAAAACGCCTCCCTCACACTTGCATTCTGGACTCTCCATGGGTGGAGGCTGTGCTCAAACTCCTCCACCTCCAGGATTAACTGGGCCAACAGGAGGCAGTGAAACAGGCTGGGACAGTGAAAGCAAAGACCCAGATAAG TATCTGAAAAAGCTGCACACCCAGGAGAGGGCAGTAGAGGAAGTCAAATTGGCAATCAAGCCATATTACCAGCGCAAGGACATCAACAAAGATGACTACAAGGATATTTTAAGGAAAGCTGTGCACAAG ATTTGTCACAGCCGAACAGGCGAAATCAATCCAGTGAAAGTGAGTAACCTGGTCAAGCTTTACGTCCAGAGGTACAAATATTTCAGAAAGCACGGCCGCAAGATGGACGACGAAGAGAGAGAAGACAGAGAGTCTGCTTCCATGCATTCCTCATCATGA